In the genome of Osmerus mordax isolate fOsmMor3 chromosome 10, fOsmMor3.pri, whole genome shotgun sequence, the window GACGTCAAGGTAGGTTCGGCTGAATTCTGTGATTGATATCAAATCGCTGTCTCCCTAATAGTCACTGgataccctctctctgtctgaccgtgtgttgtgtttcctcAGCTGCTGTCCCTAGGCGGGAGGACCAGTGTGGCTGTGATGAGGGTGGTGCTGGGACTGCGACCTCCGGAGCCTACAGCTGCTTCTGTCCCCAGCCCGGGGCCTGGACCagacctgggtctgggcctgggcctgggtcgGAGCATCGACATGGAGCGCGTCCAGTCCATGGTCCAGGAGATGGGTACCAGCCTCTCACCTGGAGCTCAGAGCCTCATGGACATGGTACAGACCCAGCAGAAGGTGAGGACGTTTCAGACActgttatccaaagcgacttacagacGTATATTTGGACATTCGATCTCTAGATTGGAAGACAAACGCTCCATCACTGTGCTATACCTATCCCCTAATCAGTCATGTCTGTTGTTCATCTGTCAGCCAGTCTGGGTACTGCTCATTGCAAAGAAGCAGGCTTTTTCCAAATATTTTTGGTTTGATGAGTGTGGGTAGAATTTGAATTTCTGCAGTTTCAAGCTGACAGGCAGGAAACAATAGCTTCATTGTATCTTAACACAGCTCTTTTGTTCTTCACTAAACAATGGACATTTTCCTCAACTGACATGTGACTGCTGACTGTTGTCATCCGCCCAGAATCAAACAGATGTGCTGGGGGgtttcctgcctctcctcatgGGCAGTGGGGCTCTCTCTGCCCTGGCTAGAGGAACCAGATTCCCTGGAGCACCAGGCAGCATGGCCCAGCCTCCAGGCACCACAGGACCTACAGACCCAGTCCCACCAACCCAGAACGAAGCCCTTTCAGGAGGAGACTCCCCGGGTCTTGCTTTCCAGGACGGAGGTAAGAAACATTTTCATTGCTGTTCCTCCAGTagtaaagaaaataatttgaccAACCTTAACTTCACATTTTGTTAATCTTACCATCAGAGTAAGAAACATAAAAATATAAgataatgtgtgtctgtttagccAATGAGAGTCCTCATCTGCAGACTACAGTCACTGATCCAGAAACCGTCCACAGGCGCTggcaccaccccctccccctcctcccccaccagcctAGCCAACCAGGCCAGGCTGGCAGACATGATGTCACCCTTCCTGAGTGGCTCGCCAGGACAGGCACGGGGGCGCAGCCTCTGCCCCCTCAGCCCTGACCTCCTCCCCatgctgcagagtgtgtgtggccaggtCACGCAGCTACGCCTTGATGACGCCGCcgccaaggaggaggagaggaaagctaACGGGCCGCGGTGAGTGGGCGGCCGGGCAGGAGGCCTGTAAACGGCACAGGCCCATAAAACCTATGCGTGAAAACCAACTGCCGTGTTAATGTCTTGACTGCTGTGTAACTGTCCTGTGTGGGGTATAGGGGTGGGAAGCAGTCTGGGATATGAAGTCCAGATGGGTTTGAGTGACTGGCATATCTGAGTGGGTGGGAGGCAGCTGTTTAACTGGACAGGCGGGTGTCTACCAGTCTGGGCCTTTTGTTGGCTTTGTTGCAGATGTGTTGTGGTTtgatggtgtttgtgtttgaggctGTCTGTCTAGCAGTGACTGTACAAGCCGTGAGTTATAGCTCTAAAGTACTGTAAGTGTTTTGTGTGGCATGGGTTTGTGTATTCATGCATGCTTggtgttttcctttcttttgctctgtctctctttcttcttctctcctgcctgcgtctctccctccatcacctccaccccctccttccctctcccccagtgAGGAGCGGGGCTGCTGCAGAGGGCTTGAGGAGGTGCTGGAGCTTCACCTGGAGCAGATGGAGAGGAGGCTGAAGGAGCACATGGACCAGCGCCTGGATGCCCTGGAGGTCAGACTGCAGAAGGCCCTACTGCAGGCCCTGCCCCTGGTCACCCTGAACCAGCCTGCCAAGACCAGCTCTGTAGCCCCCCCTGACCACATCCACCCACCCCAGACCCTGAATGGAATATAACAGATCCTCATGTCAAAGCCTGGATCCTGCACTGACATGAACCCCCAgccctatccccagccccagccttgtccccagccctatccccagccttgtccccagccccagccctatccCCAGCACCAGCTTTGTCCCCAGCCTTGTCCCTACCCCCTTCCCTGTCTCCAGTCCCCTGCTCCTGCCTTATCCTCTGCACTGAATCCATACTCATTGGCTCCAACCCAGATACTGACCCAGTCCTTGATTCCTTGCACTATTCCAACTGATCTGGTCATGACTAGTTTTACCACTTACATGTTTGTAACATAATATtattgtctgcctgcctgtctgtttgtgtgattgAGTTAAACCTCTTACTTACTCTGTAGTATCACAGACGGTTTCTGAGAACTATATGAACAATGTTGTACTGATTATGAACTGTATGAACCAGAGTGAacattaaatatatttatatactaGACCCTGTGTATCTGTTTTCTATTGGATCGGGTTGGCTTTCTGCTGAGTCACCACAGTGAGACCATGTTTATGCCTCATGTACCAGGACAGATGTTTCAGTTATACAGTATTTCCACATCAGGTGGATGGAAACCTACTGCCTGCCTCTGCTGCTGTGGGCTGGAAAACAAAGTTCACAAACTCCCAAGTTCGACAAGGTAAGTCAGTTCAATCAGATCGTAATGTTTTTCGGGTTAACTATCCCTTTAATGTCTCTTTATTTTAAACATTTAATGTAAATTGAGTGTGACTGGCCCATGGTGTTGTGTACACACAGAAACTGAATTAGGACACAGCTGCAGCTCTGGAGCAGAACCTGGACTGGGccactgaggagaggagaggaagtggtcACAACTGAGTCAACAACCCTGCTTAATAACCCCAACTTACTGCCAGTCAGCCTGCCTGCTTGGATGATGGTCCAGAGCTGCATGCCGGATGAGTCAGCTTTGGGAAATGGACAAAGGGACGAGTCAAGATGGATCAGTGTGGACGTTGGGTTGTCCTTCTGGAACTTTACTGAGCTTTGAGAGAGGTCAGCTGGTCAACATTAGGGTGGGTGTTTGTGAAGAGTGTCTTGTGTGATTGTAGGGGGGAAGTAACAAAAAGACAGTGTTCAGTTGTGAGACTGGATGTTTTCAAACATCCACAGTATCACAGCCACAGTATTGGTTGAGCACTGATAAACTGTTTGCTTCAATGGAACAGCAGCGATAGTCTCTGTCCTGAAAGAGAATTACAGTGACACATCTGTCTgtagaggactctgatgagatgGTCCTGTATTGCCTCCGGGCCCGCTCTGATAGTCTCATGTTCTGG includes:
- the c10h10orf88 gene encoding ATPase PAAT, with the translated sequence MSNTDMSSNAVENGPVLGHASWTCTSQDHQLADIFLPVHINGNTDLSQADRETPKGCAPVLLEQVEEGSPCVITLQCPPQCPAVISSLLVVSEARTVEVYSQSGDYCGTCRGEREASTEQHSAERGPFYRKHMALDCPSRACDVKLLSLGGRTSVAVMRVVLGLRPPEPTAASVPSPGPGPDLGLGLGLGRSIDMERVQSMVQEMGTSLSPGAQSLMDMVQTQQKNQTDVLGGFLPLLMGSGALSALARGTRFPGAPGSMAQPPGTTGPTDPVPPTQNEALSGGDSPGLAFQDGGAGTTPSPSSPTSLANQARLADMMSPFLSGSPGQARGRSLCPLSPDLLPMLQSVCGQVTQLRLDDAAAKEEERKANGPREERGCCRGLEEVLELHLEQMERRLKEHMDQRLDALEVRLQKALLQALPLVTLNQPAKTSSVAPPDHIHPPQTLNGI